In the Bordetella genomosp. 10 genome, one interval contains:
- a CDS encoding TolC family outer membrane protein → MTSFRLKHVVALVAAAIPVSLLAQPSQGTTKAAPNAPLSRPVAQATEGKNAATLNQIVEQTLLTNPEIQARYNDFRSSLEGQNVVRAGFLPQVNAQGWYGHEWQSHLPGEGNASWNRPGYTVELRQLLFDGFRTSNDVKQSGFEKLSRFYDLLATSDDTAFSATQAYLDLERYRDLEMLARQNYSLHNETLKQIRERADSGVGRRVDLEQASGRLALAQTNLMTENANLNDVTARFRRVTGLDAPPVLAAPPRLDDKLPKDPTNFNDSLRSNPQFLSKQALMQAAAAGNQSSKSAFSPKFEFVASTGTDTSQPGPDYKNTRSTNVQVLMTYNLYRGGGDSARVRQTAAQSYAARDVRDYTCRNLQQDLAIAWNNIVHLRQALPYLRDHEVSTTKVRDAYRQQFQIGQRTLLDLLDTENELFESRRALTNALYDLQVAQYRWLALSHKLLPTLGLRPANDETPEENGKLEVTDDVIKLCNSTVPDAARLQPVKVIYNDGATPPDFVPSGKPSQTSPAQSGTTPKW, encoded by the coding sequence GCCTTTATCGCGGCCCGTTGCGCAAGCGACCGAGGGCAAGAACGCCGCCACCTTGAACCAGATCGTCGAGCAGACGCTGCTGACGAACCCCGAGATCCAGGCCCGCTACAACGACTTCCGCTCTTCGCTGGAAGGCCAGAACGTGGTGCGCGCCGGCTTTCTGCCGCAAGTGAACGCGCAGGGCTGGTACGGCCACGAGTGGCAGAGCCATTTGCCGGGCGAAGGCAACGCCAGTTGGAACCGGCCCGGCTATACCGTCGAACTGCGCCAGTTGCTGTTCGATGGCTTCCGCACCAGCAACGACGTGAAGCAATCGGGCTTCGAAAAGCTCTCCCGCTTCTACGACCTGCTCGCCACCAGCGACGACACGGCCTTCAGCGCCACGCAGGCCTACCTGGATCTCGAGCGCTATCGCGATCTGGAAATGCTCGCGCGCCAGAACTACAGCCTGCACAACGAAACCCTGAAGCAGATTCGCGAGCGGGCGGATTCGGGCGTGGGCCGGCGCGTGGACCTGGAGCAGGCCAGCGGCCGCCTGGCGTTGGCGCAGACCAACCTGATGACCGAGAACGCCAACCTGAATGACGTGACGGCCCGTTTCCGCCGCGTCACCGGCCTGGACGCGCCGCCCGTTCTCGCGGCGCCGCCGCGCCTGGACGACAAGCTGCCCAAGGACCCGACCAACTTCAACGATTCGCTGCGCAGCAATCCGCAGTTCCTGTCGAAGCAGGCCTTGATGCAGGCCGCCGCGGCCGGCAACCAGTCGTCCAAGAGCGCGTTCTCGCCCAAGTTCGAGTTCGTGGCCTCGACCGGCACGGACACCTCGCAACCGGGCCCCGACTACAAGAACACGCGCAGCACCAACGTGCAGGTGCTGATGACGTACAACCTGTACCGCGGCGGCGGCGACTCGGCGCGCGTGCGCCAGACGGCGGCCCAGAGCTATGCCGCGCGCGACGTGCGCGACTACACCTGCCGCAACCTTCAACAGGATCTCGCGATCGCCTGGAACAACATCGTGCATCTGCGCCAGGCCTTGCCGTACCTGCGCGACCACGAAGTGTCGACGACCAAGGTGCGCGACGCCTATCGCCAGCAGTTCCAGATCGGGCAGCGCACCTTGCTCGACTTGCTGGACACGGAAAACGAGTTGTTCGAGTCGCGCCGCGCGCTGACCAATGCCTTGTATGACCTGCAGGTGGCGCAATACCGCTGGCTGGCCTTGTCGCACAAGCTGCTGCCCACCCTGGGCCTGCGTCCCGCCAACGACGAAACGCCCGAGGAGAACGGCAAGCTGGAGGTCACGGACGACGTGATCAAGCTGTGCAACTCGACGGTGCCCGACGCCGCGCGCCTGCAGCCGGTCAAGGTGATCTACAACGACGGCGCGACGCCGCCCGACTTCGTGCCGAGCGGCAAGCCTTCCCAAACTTCTCCCGCGCAGAGCGGGACAACTCCCAAGTGGTGA
- a CDS encoding HlyD family type I secretion periplasmic adaptor subunit produces the protein MNTHVEGQGGSFLGGLLRLPRTIFVKFFDALLEGEERGKPKVRAGYAGDAEWAIYTSEARGARVLLWTSLFVVACLLVWAAFGSIDEVVRGEGKVVPSRQVQVVQSLDGGVVKEILVQPGQEVQPGQVLLKIDPTRFASSLGENQAEYLSLEAKAARLQALSTGDPFTVPEEVLQQLPQAAEAERNAWIQRTNELNATVSVAKEQVKQRQEELRETQAKRDQAATTCSLTSRELSVTRPLLASGAVSEVDLLRLQRDVAKSCGDQKAADAQIDRIQAAIQEALSKTKEAELNIRNQARSELSDTNTKLRTLREGKLALADKVKLSEIRSPVRGTVKTLLANTVGGVVQPGKDIIEIVPTDDTLLLEVRIQPRDIGFLHAQQKAEVKFTAYDYSIYGGLEGVVEQIGADTTTDERGNSFYIVRVRTSKGTVGDKHLPIIPGMVAEVHILTGKRTVLQYLLKPILRAKENAFTER, from the coding sequence ATGAACACGCACGTCGAAGGCCAGGGCGGATCCTTCCTGGGTGGATTGTTGCGCCTGCCGCGCACGATTTTCGTCAAGTTTTTCGACGCGCTGCTCGAAGGCGAGGAGCGCGGCAAGCCCAAGGTGCGCGCCGGCTATGCGGGCGACGCGGAATGGGCCATCTACACCTCCGAGGCGCGCGGCGCCCGCGTGCTGCTGTGGACGTCGCTGTTCGTGGTGGCCTGCCTGCTGGTCTGGGCGGCGTTCGGCTCCATCGATGAAGTGGTGCGCGGCGAGGGCAAGGTCGTTCCTTCGCGGCAGGTGCAGGTGGTGCAGAGCCTGGACGGCGGCGTGGTCAAGGAGATCCTCGTCCAGCCGGGGCAGGAAGTGCAGCCCGGCCAGGTGCTCCTGAAGATAGACCCGACGCGTTTTGCCTCGTCGCTGGGCGAGAACCAGGCGGAATATCTCTCCCTGGAAGCCAAGGCGGCGCGCCTGCAGGCCTTGTCCACCGGCGACCCCTTCACGGTGCCGGAGGAAGTGCTGCAACAACTGCCCCAGGCCGCGGAAGCCGAGCGCAATGCGTGGATCCAGCGCACCAACGAGTTGAACGCCACGGTCAGCGTCGCCAAGGAACAGGTCAAGCAGCGCCAGGAAGAATTGCGGGAAACCCAGGCCAAGCGCGACCAGGCGGCCACGACCTGCTCGCTGACGTCCAGGGAGCTGTCGGTCACCCGTCCGCTGCTGGCCAGCGGCGCCGTGTCCGAGGTCGATCTCCTGCGCCTGCAGCGCGACGTCGCCAAGAGCTGCGGCGACCAGAAGGCCGCCGACGCACAGATCGACCGCATCCAGGCTGCCATTCAGGAAGCGCTCAGCAAGACCAAGGAGGCGGAGCTGAACATCCGCAACCAGGCGCGCAGCGAGCTGTCGGACACCAACACCAAGCTGCGCACCCTGCGGGAAGGCAAGCTGGCGCTCGCCGACAAGGTCAAGCTGTCGGAAATCCGCTCGCCGGTCCGCGGCACGGTCAAGACGCTGCTGGCCAATACGGTCGGCGGCGTGGTCCAGCCGGGCAAGGACATCATCGAGATCGTTCCCACCGACGACACGCTGCTGCTGGAAGTGCGCATCCAGCCGCGCGACATCGGTTTCCTGCACGCCCAGCAGAAGGCCGAGGTGAAGTTCACGGCCTATGACTATTCGATCTACGGCGGTCTCGAAGGCGTGGTCGAGCAGATCGGCGCGGACACCACCACCGACGAGCGCGGCAATTCGTTCTACATCGTGCGGGTGCGCACGTCGAAGGGAACCGTCGGCGACAAGCACCTGCCCATCATCCCCGGCATGGTGGCCGAGGTGCATATCCTGACCGGCAAGCGGACCGTGCTTCAGTACCTGCTCAAGCCTATCCTGCGCGCGAAGGAGAATGCGTTCACCGAGCGGTAG
- a CDS encoding helix-turn-helix transcriptional regulator yields the protein MQVAPVLFVTHDDLLWKHWAGLDARRWLPARGRSLGDLARWREQGRTLAVVDADLPKLPGWASEPWTNAIAGLRVIVASPRPHDEQGTKVLASGAVGYCHAYAPLASLVQILEVVESGEIWMGRSLVTRLLRLVDSRTNGMDQWHADVLTEREDMVVRRAAVGQANGEIAASLGITERTVKAHLSSAFEKLGVSDRLQLALKVHGISR from the coding sequence ATGCAAGTGGCACCGGTTCTGTTCGTCACACATGATGATCTGCTGTGGAAGCATTGGGCTGGCCTGGACGCGCGCCGGTGGCTGCCCGCGCGCGGACGGTCGCTGGGCGACCTGGCGCGCTGGCGCGAGCAGGGCCGGACCTTGGCCGTCGTGGATGCGGACCTGCCCAAGCTTCCCGGCTGGGCTTCCGAGCCGTGGACCAACGCCATCGCCGGCTTGCGCGTCATCGTCGCCAGCCCGCGGCCGCATGACGAGCAGGGCACCAAGGTCCTGGCGTCCGGCGCGGTCGGCTACTGCCACGCCTACGCGCCGCTGGCGTCCCTGGTGCAGATCCTGGAGGTCGTCGAGTCCGGGGAAATCTGGATGGGGCGCTCGCTGGTCACGCGCCTGTTGCGCCTGGTGGACAGCAGGACCAACGGCATGGACCAATGGCATGCGGACGTGCTGACCGAGCGCGAGGACATGGTGGTGCGGCGGGCCGCGGTCGGCCAGGCCAATGGCGAGATCGCCGCCTCGCTGGGCATTACCGAGCGCACGGTGAAGGCGCATCTTTCCTCGGCTTTCGAGAAGCTGGGGGTGAGCGACCGGCTGCAACTGGCGCTGAAGGTGCACGGCATCAGCCGATAA
- a CDS encoding type I secretion system permease/ATPase: MKTDKLFDRSVDSWRVDPRSTHDDPLLECLVELARVHGAPTTSQALSAGLPLVDHRLTPALLPRAAARARLSARVVKRSLAEIPQDILPAILLLHGERACLLLEARDGGYLISHPELGAGSVEISAEELARDYTGMACYVRPQFRFDARSPEVSKVRGRHWFWSVIFENRRLYRDAIVAAVLINVFALAMPLFTMNVYDRVVPNNALETLWVLVVGIAIVVIFNTILSTARAHVIDSASKKVDVRLSALIMERVLDLRMEGRPVSVGSFAANLRSFESIRDFIASASISTLVDFPFVILFLLVLAWISPWMLIPPVVCIILIVLVSLAAQFRMETLTMASYQASSQRNATLVEALVGFETVKTLNAQGAVQRNWERSTEYIANISSKLKLISSSTVGFVGAMQQLVSVAVVTIGVFLAHDSLISMGGIIAASMISSRCLVPLSQVAGLLMQYQNARTSLGSIDGYMNLPVERPETAEFLHRPVFHGAIEFRNVSFSYPGAAQPALKNVSFKLAPGERLGIIGRVGSGKTTLEKLILGLYQPSEGMVLLDGVDVRQIDPADLRRAIGYVPQDPTLFFGSLKHNIAMGAPYADDASILAAADVAGVSEFANVHPDGFDMAIGERGESLSGGQRQSVAVARALVNDPPVLLMDEPSSNMDHQSETRLKTQLAGASANKTMLLITHRTALLDLVTRLIVIDAGRIMADGPKEQVVEALRSGRVGRGGGA; encoded by the coding sequence ATGAAGACGGACAAGTTATTTGACCGCTCGGTGGATTCGTGGCGTGTGGACCCGCGTTCGACCCACGACGATCCCTTGCTGGAATGCCTGGTCGAGCTGGCGCGCGTGCACGGCGCGCCCACGACCTCGCAGGCGCTTTCGGCCGGCCTGCCGCTGGTGGACCATCGCCTGACGCCGGCCTTGCTGCCGCGCGCGGCGGCCCGCGCGCGCCTGTCGGCGCGCGTGGTGAAGCGCTCGCTCGCCGAGATTCCGCAGGACATCCTGCCCGCCATCCTGCTTTTGCATGGCGAGCGGGCCTGCCTGCTGCTGGAAGCCCGCGACGGCGGATACCTGATCAGCCATCCCGAGCTGGGCGCCGGCTCGGTGGAGATATCCGCCGAGGAACTGGCGCGGGACTATACGGGGATGGCCTGCTATGTCCGGCCCCAGTTCCGCTTCGACGCGCGCTCGCCGGAAGTCTCCAAGGTGCGCGGCCGGCACTGGTTCTGGTCGGTGATCTTCGAGAACCGGCGTCTTTACCGGGACGCCATCGTGGCGGCGGTGCTGATCAACGTCTTCGCGCTGGCCATGCCGCTGTTCACGATGAACGTCTATGACCGGGTCGTGCCGAACAACGCGCTGGAGACCCTCTGGGTCCTGGTCGTCGGCATCGCCATCGTGGTCATCTTCAATACCATCCTGTCGACGGCGCGCGCGCACGTCATCGACAGCGCGAGCAAGAAGGTCGACGTGCGCCTGTCGGCCCTGATCATGGAGCGGGTGCTGGACCTGCGGATGGAAGGGCGGCCGGTGTCGGTCGGCTCGTTCGCCGCCAACCTGCGCTCCTTCGAGTCCATCCGCGACTTCATCGCGTCGGCGAGCATCTCGACGCTGGTCGATTTCCCGTTCGTGATCCTGTTCCTGCTCGTGCTGGCATGGATCTCGCCGTGGATGCTGATCCCGCCCGTGGTCTGCATCATCCTGATCGTGCTGGTGTCGCTCGCCGCCCAGTTCCGCATGGAGACGCTGACCATGGCGTCCTACCAGGCATCGTCCCAGCGCAACGCGACGCTGGTCGAGGCGCTGGTGGGGTTCGAGACGGTCAAGACCCTCAACGCGCAGGGCGCCGTGCAGCGGAATTGGGAACGCTCGACCGAGTACATCGCCAACATCAGCAGCAAGCTGAAGCTGATCTCCAGTTCGACGGTGGGCTTCGTGGGGGCCATGCAGCAACTGGTCTCGGTCGCCGTCGTGACCATCGGCGTTTTCCTGGCGCACGATTCCCTGATCTCGATGGGCGGCATCATCGCCGCGTCCATGATCTCGAGCCGTTGCCTGGTGCCCTTGAGCCAGGTCGCCGGGCTGTTGATGCAGTACCAGAACGCGCGGACCTCGCTGGGTTCCATCGACGGCTATATGAATTTGCCCGTCGAGCGGCCGGAGACGGCCGAGTTCCTGCATCGTCCCGTGTTCCATGGGGCGATCGAATTCCGCAACGTGTCGTTTTCCTATCCCGGCGCGGCCCAGCCGGCCCTGAAGAACGTGTCCTTCAAGCTGGCGCCCGGAGAGAGACTGGGCATCATCGGCCGCGTCGGGTCGGGCAAGACCACGCTGGAGAAGCTGATTCTCGGCCTGTACCAGCCGTCGGAGGGCATGGTGCTGCTCGACGGCGTGGACGTGCGCCAGATCGATCCGGCCGACCTGCGCCGCGCGATCGGCTACGTGCCGCAGGATCCCACGCTGTTCTTCGGCAGCCTCAAGCACAACATCGCCATGGGCGCGCCCTATGCCGATGACGCCAGCATCCTGGCCGCCGCCGACGTGGCGGGCGTGAGCGAGTTCGCGAACGTCCATCCGGACGGTTTCGACATGGCGATCGGCGAGCGCGGCGAATCGCTTTCGGGCGGACAGCGGCAATCGGTCGCGGTCGCGCGGGCGCTGGTCAACGATCCGCCCGTGCTGCTGATGGACGAACCCAGCAGCAATATGGACCACCAGAGCGAAACGCGGTTGAAGACGCAACTGGCGGGCGCCAGCGCCAACAAGACGATGCTGCTGATCACGCACCGCACGGCGCTGCTCGACCTGGTCACGCGCCTGATCGTCATCGATGCCGGACGCATCATGGCCGACGGTCCGAAGGAACAGGTCGTCGAGGCCTTGCGCAGCGGCCGGGTTGGACGGGGAGGCGGCGCATGA